Proteins co-encoded in one Flavobacterium fluviale genomic window:
- a CDS encoding alpha/beta fold hydrolase, producing the protein MSTFKTQDGTEIFYKDFGTGQPIVFHHGWPLSSDDWDAQMMFFLKQGYRVIAHDRRGHGRSSQTSEGNNMETYASDIAELTAALDLKNAIHVGHSTGGGEVIRYAAKYGKERVAKAVIISAVTPIMIQNESNPEGVPLAVFDEIRQGTGFNRAQYFYDFPIAFYGWNREGQTVKEGIKHNWWRQGMVGSVLAHYEGIKAFSESDFTEDLKSLDIPVLVLHGEDDQIVPYGQAPRAAKLLKNGKLISYPGFPHGMPTTEAETINKDILEFIKS; encoded by the coding sequence ATGAGCACATTTAAAACACAAGACGGAACAGAAATTTTCTACAAAGATTTTGGGACAGGACAACCAATAGTTTTTCACCACGGATGGCCGTTATCTAGTGATGACTGGGATGCACAAATGATGTTTTTCCTAAAACAAGGATACAGAGTTATTGCACACGACAGACGCGGTCACGGTCGCTCTAGCCAAACTTCAGAAGGAAATAATATGGAAACATATGCATCTGATATTGCTGAATTGACAGCAGCGCTTGATTTAAAAAATGCTATTCACGTAGGGCATTCAACTGGAGGAGGCGAAGTAATTCGCTATGCTGCAAAATACGGTAAAGAAAGAGTTGCAAAAGCAGTTATTATCAGCGCTGTTACACCAATAATGATTCAAAACGAATCAAATCCAGAAGGTGTGCCTTTAGCTGTTTTTGATGAAATCAGACAAGGAACTGGATTTAATAGAGCGCAATACTTTTATGATTTTCCTATCGCATTTTACGGATGGAACCGCGAAGGTCAAACTGTAAAAGAAGGAATTAAACACAATTGGTGGCGTCAGGGAATGGTGGGTTCTGTTTTGGCTCATTATGAAGGAATAAAAGCGTTCTCTGAATCAGATTTTACTGAAGATCTTAAAAGCTTAGATATTCCAGTTTTGGTTTTGCATGGAGAAGATGATCAAATCGTTCCTTACGGTCAGGCGCCTAGAGCGGCAAAACTTTTGAAAAACGGAAAATTAATTTCTTATCCTGGTTTTCCTCATGGTATGCCGACTACAGAGGCAGAAACGATCAATAAAGACATTTTAGAATTTATTAAATCGTAA
- a CDS encoding phosphoribosylpyrophosphate synthetase: protein MSSIQQPAFDTVTEALQWLTQQGFTENFNLDENCIRYNNNTQTMSPEEFKIEYIFRFEGDTDPGDEDIVYGIISEIYNIKGVLTSAFGIYADSVSTEMIKKLSTHSL, encoded by the coding sequence ATGAGTTCAATTCAACAACCCGCTTTTGATACGGTGACCGAAGCTTTACAATGGCTTACGCAGCAAGGTTTTACTGAAAATTTTAATCTTGACGAAAATTGTATTCGTTACAATAATAACACTCAGACGATGTCTCCAGAAGAATTCAAAATTGAATATATATTTCGTTTTGAAGGAGATACAGATCCGGGAGATGAAGATATCGTTTACGGAATTATCTCTGAAATCTATAATATAAAAGGAGTTTTAACCAGCGCGTTCGGAATCTACGCTGACTCTGTTTCAACAGAAATGATAAAAAAACTCTCCACTCATTCCCTATAA
- a CDS encoding alginate export family protein, producing MLIFSIVFIGNNVSAQSFKLLRYDENYEFLKDSNRNFYEKLKFVPLNQKKDIYISLGGEARYEYVDFNNEDWGRLNIGHNNFLLQRYDLGADIHLGKNFRIFAQLRSALQDGRINGPRGIDEDQLNVQNLFLDVNLYQKEDKKLTIRAGRQELDYGSGRLISVREGPNARLYFTGGKIIYTSSRFSIDGFAMMADTIYTGAFDNKMSKQLNLWGAYSKIIFPKAGNLDLYYLGIRRDESLFEEGIAPERRHTVGTRLWKYGGGFIYNLEAAYQFGSFGSGNINAWTGSIDIGYSFENVKFKPTINLRNDYISGDKKEGDGSLQTFNPLYPKGGYFGFSPQVGPVNLIDIHPYATMDLLPQLKMQVDVVFNWRYSLQDGVYRPSGTLNLKGSSSEERYIGTAYLANFTYSVNKYISVVSGIQYFKTGAFINDIIPNSKDGVFFNARLGFKF from the coding sequence ATGCTTATATTTTCTATTGTTTTTATAGGAAACAACGTATCGGCTCAAAGTTTTAAGCTCTTACGTTACGACGAAAATTATGAGTTTTTAAAAGATTCCAATCGAAACTTTTATGAAAAATTAAAATTCGTTCCCTTAAATCAAAAGAAAGATATTTATATATCGCTTGGCGGCGAAGCTCGATATGAATATGTTGATTTCAACAATGAAGACTGGGGAAGATTAAATATTGGCCACAACAACTTTTTACTACAGCGTTATGATCTCGGTGCCGATATCCATTTAGGAAAAAACTTTAGGATATTTGCTCAATTGAGAAGTGCCCTGCAGGACGGACGAATCAACGGTCCGCGTGGCATTGATGAAGATCAGTTGAATGTTCAGAATCTTTTTTTAGATGTCAATTTATATCAAAAAGAAGATAAAAAATTGACTATTCGTGCCGGAAGACAAGAATTGGATTATGGCTCCGGAAGATTAATTTCGGTTAGAGAAGGTCCAAATGCGAGACTTTATTTTACAGGAGGAAAAATAATATATACTTCTTCCCGATTCTCCATTGACGGATTTGCAATGATGGCTGACACTATTTATACAGGAGCTTTTGATAACAAAATGTCGAAACAGCTGAATCTTTGGGGAGCATATTCTAAAATTATATTTCCAAAAGCAGGAAATCTGGATTTATATTATCTCGGAATCAGGAGAGACGAATCACTTTTTGAAGAAGGAATTGCACCGGAAAGAAGACACACCGTTGGAACAAGACTTTGGAAATACGGCGGTGGATTTATCTACAATTTGGAAGCGGCCTATCAATTTGGAAGTTTTGGATCTGGAAACATAAATGCCTGGACGGGATCAATAGACATTGGCTATTCTTTTGAAAATGTGAAATTTAAGCCCACAATCAACCTTCGAAATGATTATATTTCAGGTGATAAAAAAGAAGGCGACGGAAGTCTGCAAACCTTTAATCCGCTATATCCCAAAGGTGGCTATTTTGGTTTCAGTCCGCAGGTTGGTCCGGTAAACCTTATCGACATTCACCCTTATGCCACAATGGATTTATTGCCACAGCTAAAGATGCAGGTCGATGTGGTTTTTAACTGGAGATATTCGCTGCAGGACGGCGTTTACAGACCAAGCGGTACATTGAATCTTAAAGGAAGTTCATCAGAAGAGCGATATATCGGGACTGCTTATCTTGCCAATTTTACTTACAGCGTAAACAAATATATTTCAGTCGTAAGCGGTATCCAATATTTCAAAACCGGTGCTTTTATAAACGACATCATTCCAAATTCTAAAGACGGCGTTTTCTTTAATGCCAGACTCGGATTTAAATTTTAA
- a CDS encoding PAS domain-containing sensor histidine kinase, whose translation MADDTKQREINFLKGGGEMGSHIRNFDWSVTKLGTPEYWPQSLKTSIGILLNSRVAMILFWTEENLCFFNDRYACIFENLQERIDALGKPAAQLWADEWNLLRPLIESFKNGSEPDDEHFVMLPVNAEGKLRKMPEANYSAVYGEEGNVCGVLGTCIQNSPVVYSNFAGKEFQNLQSDSAVELQLLRDTVPAMIFYLDSEQRYQSYNQMFCQWFGVNSTEALGKSVKEFLGDIAHQKTKPHLDIAYSGMQERYEMYAPSKMGSPRWLDIIYTPHKDREGNVVGIIVHATDVTRSKQVELALRESEMLLKAVIQAAPVGISLFVGEDFIIENPNDNFITLLGKGESIAGKPLVSVLGSAENDLVIQTLKKVYYTGTEFTANAVQGVAYVENKEVPGFFNISLTPLFDSEGNVHSILSVSTDVTEEVVSRKKIEEAEQIFRGAVELAELGTWNLDVLTGETVFSQRHAEMFGFHRHVLSSNDAMSVVETDDFERVLDLFNKALKPGSDGKYEAEYRIINASTGRRQVIHAQGQAYFDKDGKPTNISGTARDITIERELQSALENEVAVRTLQLQDTAEELKRLNNKLEDANKALTRSNEELAQYAYVASHDLQEPLRKIRLFSSLLKDGKRDSESYNRSVDRISFAAERMSQLIADLLDFSRLLQQEAVMQPVNLNTVANSVWNDFELVVEEKGATASISQLPEIHAVSIQINQLFYNLISNSLKFTSEGVKPHISIDWEMADGLEAASHTGQLMTFEKYYHIIFKDNGIGFDTQHSDQIFEIFKRLHGQESYEGSGIGLALCRRIVANHQGFLFAESEPGKGSAFHVYIPVQKFTVL comes from the coding sequence GTGGCAGACGATACAAAACAACGAGAGATTAATTTTTTAAAGGGAGGCGGAGAAATGGGAAGCCATATTCGTAACTTTGACTGGTCTGTGACAAAACTCGGCACTCCTGAATATTGGCCTCAGAGTCTTAAAACTTCAATTGGTATACTGCTTAACTCTAGAGTCGCAATGATACTTTTCTGGACCGAAGAGAATCTTTGTTTTTTTAATGATCGTTACGCTTGTATTTTTGAAAATTTACAAGAAAGAATTGATGCATTAGGAAAACCAGCAGCTCAGCTATGGGCTGACGAATGGAATCTATTGCGACCGTTGATTGAGAGCTTTAAAAATGGAAGCGAGCCCGACGACGAACATTTTGTAATGCTGCCAGTGAATGCTGAAGGAAAACTTCGAAAAATGCCAGAAGCCAATTACAGTGCTGTTTATGGTGAAGAAGGAAATGTGTGCGGCGTGTTGGGAACTTGTATTCAAAATTCACCTGTGGTTTATTCTAATTTTGCAGGCAAAGAGTTTCAAAATTTACAATCCGATAGTGCAGTAGAACTTCAGCTGCTTCGCGATACTGTTCCGGCAATGATATTTTATTTGGATTCTGAACAACGCTATCAATCCTATAATCAGATGTTTTGTCAATGGTTTGGTGTGAATAGTACGGAAGCATTAGGGAAATCAGTAAAAGAATTTTTGGGCGATATTGCACATCAAAAAACAAAACCTCATCTGGATATTGCATACTCAGGAATGCAGGAGCGTTACGAAATGTACGCTCCCTCAAAAATGGGAAGTCCTAGATGGCTTGATATTATATATACTCCTCACAAAGACAGAGAAGGAAATGTAGTAGGGATTATAGTTCACGCTACAGATGTAACAAGAAGTAAACAGGTAGAACTTGCATTGAGAGAAAGCGAAATGCTTCTTAAGGCGGTTATCCAAGCGGCACCAGTAGGTATAAGTCTTTTTGTGGGAGAAGATTTTATTATAGAAAACCCAAATGACAATTTTATAACGCTCTTAGGAAAAGGGGAATCTATTGCTGGTAAGCCTTTGGTTTCTGTACTGGGCAGCGCGGAGAATGATTTGGTTATTCAAACGCTTAAAAAAGTATATTATACCGGTACCGAATTTACTGCGAATGCCGTACAAGGAGTTGCGTATGTAGAGAATAAAGAAGTGCCAGGTTTTTTTAATATAAGTTTGACACCTTTATTTGACAGCGAAGGAAATGTGCATTCTATATTAAGTGTAAGTACAGATGTTACTGAAGAAGTAGTTTCGAGAAAAAAAATCGAGGAAGCAGAGCAGATTTTTAGAGGAGCTGTGGAGCTTGCTGAACTTGGAACATGGAATTTAGATGTTTTAACCGGCGAGACAGTTTTTTCCCAACGTCATGCTGAAATGTTTGGATTTCACCGCCACGTTCTAAGCAGCAACGATGCGATGAGTGTTGTTGAAACAGATGATTTTGAACGCGTCCTAGATTTGTTTAATAAAGCACTAAAACCAGGTTCTGACGGAAAATATGAAGCAGAATACCGAATCATCAATGCTTCGACAGGAAGAAGACAGGTTATTCATGCGCAGGGACAGGCTTATTTTGACAAAGATGGAAAACCAACAAATATAAGTGGTACAGCGAGAGATATTACGATAGAGCGAGAACTGCAGTCTGCACTGGAAAACGAAGTTGCAGTGCGTACCTTACAGCTGCAAGACACAGCAGAAGAACTTAAGAGATTAAACAATAAGCTTGAAGATGCTAATAAAGCATTAACGAGATCTAACGAAGAACTTGCGCAATATGCCTATGTTGCCAGCCATGATCTTCAGGAGCCTTTACGAAAAATTCGTCTTTTCTCGAGCCTTTTAAAAGATGGAAAAAGAGATTCCGAAAGCTACAATCGCTCTGTTGACCGAATCAGTTTTGCTGCAGAAAGAATGAGTCAGCTTATTGCAGACCTTCTTGACTTTTCGCGTTTGCTGCAGCAAGAAGCTGTAATGCAGCCCGTAAATCTAAATACAGTTGCCAATTCTGTATGGAATGATTTTGAGCTGGTTGTCGAAGAAAAAGGAGCCACGGCTTCTATAAGTCAGCTGCCAGAAATTCATGCGGTTAGTATTCAGATCAATCAGCTTTTTTATAATCTGATCAGTAATTCATTAAAGTTTACCTCAGAAGGTGTGAAACCTCATATAAGTATTGATTGGGAAATGGCGGATGGTCTTGAAGCTGCCAGTCACACAGGACAGCTAATGACTTTTGAAAAATACTATCATATTATTTTTAAAGATAACGGAATCGGTTTTGATACACAGCATTCAGACCAGATTTTTGAAATATTTAAAAGGCTGCATGGACAAGAATCCTATGAGGGTTCGGGAATTGGACTAGCATTATGCCGTAGAATTGTAGCCAACCATCAGGGATTCCTGTTTGCAGAATCAGAACCAGGTAAAGGATCTGCTTTTCATGTTTATATTCCTGTACAAAAATTTACAGTGCTTTAA
- the katG gene encoding catalase/peroxidase HPI, whose product MDNQSNDISKCPFHNGSRDNEAATGTKNRDWWPKQLKVNILRQNSSLSNPLDKNFNYAEAFKTLDLEAVKKDLHELMTDSQDWWPADFGHYGGLFIRMAWHSAGTYRVHDGRGGAGAGQQRFAPLNSWPDNVSLDKARRLLWPIKQKYGQKISWADLMILTGNVALESMGFKTFGFAGGRADVWEPDESVYWGSETTWLGGDERYNDGSEGVPKDHGVVSSDDDADGQIHSRNLEKPLAAVQMGLIYVNPEGPDGNPDPIAAARDIRDTFGRMAMDDEETVALIAGGHTFGKTHGAASSDHVAEEPEAADLGLQGFGWKNSFGSGKGADAITSGLEVTWTKTPTQWSNNFFENLFAFEWELTKSPAGAHQWVAKNADAIIPDAFDASKKHLPTMLTTDLSLRLDPEYEKISRRFLENPDQFADAFARAWFKLTHRDMGPRARYLGPEVPQEELLWQDPIPEVNHKLIEENDVSQLKEKIINSGLSTSQLVATAWASASTFRGSDKRGGANGARIKLAPQKDWEVNNPAQLKQVLDKLETIRTDFDTAQNEGKKVSLADLIVLAGCAGIEKAAREAGSAVTVPFTPGRMDASAEQTDVESFEYLEPKADGFRNYRKTKSHVSTEELLIDKANLLTLTAPELTVLLGGLRVLDINADGTKNGVFTHRPGKLTNDFFINLLDMNTQWQSVSNDKELYAGNDRTTGQPKWIGTRADLVFGSNSELRAIAEVYASTDAQDKFVSDFVTVWNKVMNLDRFDLV is encoded by the coding sequence ATGGACAATCAATCTAATGACATTAGCAAATGCCCTTTTCATAATGGAAGCAGGGATAATGAAGCAGCAACAGGCACAAAAAATCGTGACTGGTGGCCAAAGCAGTTAAAGGTGAATATCCTGAGACAAAATTCATCATTATCAAATCCGTTGGATAAGAATTTTAATTATGCAGAAGCTTTTAAAACGCTTGACCTTGAAGCGGTAAAAAAGGATTTACATGAACTTATGACTGATTCACAAGATTGGTGGCCTGCAGATTTTGGACACTATGGTGGTCTTTTTATCAGAATGGCGTGGCATAGTGCAGGTACATATCGTGTACATGACGGACGCGGCGGAGCAGGAGCAGGACAGCAGCGTTTTGCACCACTTAACAGCTGGCCGGATAATGTGAGTCTTGATAAAGCGAGAAGGCTTTTATGGCCTATCAAACAAAAATATGGTCAAAAAATTTCTTGGGCAGATTTAATGATTTTAACTGGAAATGTTGCTTTAGAATCGATGGGTTTTAAAACCTTTGGTTTTGCCGGAGGAAGAGCAGATGTTTGGGAACCAGACGAATCTGTATACTGGGGTTCTGAAACTACTTGGCTTGGCGGGGATGAACGTTATAATGATGGTTCGGAAGGTGTGCCAAAAGATCACGGGGTGGTATCTTCTGATGATGATGCAGATGGTCAAATTCATAGCAGAAATCTGGAAAAACCACTTGCAGCAGTACAAATGGGACTTATATATGTAAATCCTGAAGGTCCTGACGGAAATCCTGATCCAATTGCGGCGGCCAGAGACATTAGAGATACTTTTGGACGAATGGCAATGGATGATGAAGAAACAGTAGCATTAATTGCGGGTGGACATACCTTTGGAAAAACGCATGGCGCAGCTTCTTCTGATCATGTGGCGGAAGAACCTGAAGCAGCAGATTTGGGACTTCAAGGTTTTGGGTGGAAAAATAGTTTTGGATCTGGTAAAGGCGCAGATGCTATTACAAGCGGACTTGAAGTAACATGGACAAAAACGCCGACACAATGGAGTAATAACTTCTTCGAAAATTTATTTGCCTTTGAATGGGAACTTACTAAAAGCCCTGCTGGTGCGCATCAATGGGTGGCTAAAAATGCAGATGCAATTATTCCAGATGCTTTTGATGCTAGTAAAAAACATCTGCCTACAATGCTTACTACCGATTTATCTTTAAGATTAGATCCAGAATATGAAAAAATTTCACGTCGTTTCTTGGAAAATCCAGATCAGTTTGCAGATGCTTTTGCAAGAGCTTGGTTTAAGTTAACACATCGTGATATGGGACCGCGTGCCAGATATCTAGGGCCAGAAGTTCCTCAGGAAGAACTATTATGGCAGGATCCTATTCCAGAGGTAAACCATAAATTAATAGAAGAGAACGATGTATCTCAACTAAAAGAAAAAATAATCAACTCAGGGTTGAGCACTTCTCAATTAGTTGCCACAGCTTGGGCATCAGCTTCTACTTTTAGAGGATCTGATAAACGAGGCGGAGCAAATGGCGCGCGTATAAAACTGGCACCACAAAAGGATTGGGAGGTAAATAATCCAGCACAGCTTAAACAGGTTTTAGACAAACTGGAAACTATCCGTACAGATTTTGATACTGCACAAAACGAAGGAAAAAAAGTTTCACTAGCCGACTTAATAGTTTTAGCAGGATGCGCAGGAATTGAAAAAGCTGCTAGAGAGGCTGGAAGCGCCGTAACAGTTCCATTTACACCTGGACGTATGGACGCATCTGCAGAGCAGACTGATGTTGAATCATTTGAATACTTGGAACCAAAAGCAGATGGTTTCAGAAATTATAGAAAAACAAAATCACATGTTTCAACAGAAGAACTTCTTATTGATAAAGCTAATTTATTAACGCTGACAGCTCCTGAACTAACGGTTCTTTTAGGCGGTTTACGTGTATTGGATATCAATGCTGACGGTACAAAAAATGGTGTTTTTACACATCGTCCGGGAAAACTTACCAATGACTTTTTTATAAATCTGCTTGATATGAATACGCAATGGCAGTCTGTATCAAACGATAAAGAATTATATGCTGGAAATGATCGTACTACAGGCCAGCCAAAATGGATAGGAACTCGTGCAGATCTAGTTTTTGGTTCAAATTCAGAATTGAGAGCAATTGCAGAAGTATATGCAAGTACAGATGCACAGGATAAGTTTGTGAGCGATTTTGTAACAGTTTGGAATAAAGTAATGAACTTGGATAGATTTGACTTGGTTTAG
- the acnA gene encoding aconitate hydratase AcnA has protein sequence MQNDIYQIKRLLTSKNRTFSYYSLTEMENQGFNIKQMPFSIRILLENVLRNYDDFAITKENIETVLNWKPEASDKDIPFKPARVLMQDFTGVPAVVDIASLRAEAAKKGKNPDMINPLIPVDLVIDHSVQVDYFGTEYSYLRNMEEEYNRNTERYEFLKWAQQSFSNFSVVPPGMGICHQVNLEYLSKGVIERNGEIFPDTLVGTDSHTPMVNGIGVIAWGVGGIEAEAAILGQPIYFIMPEVIGLRLSGEIPLGSTGTDMVLTIAELLRKYGVVGKFVEVFGPGLDSLSVPDRATIGNMSPEFGCTVTYFPIDEKTLEYMRLSNRSEEQIDLVEQYCKANLLWRTGDENITYTDILELDLSTIEPTIAGPKRPQDKILLKNLQPKLIDLLDKTFGRKNFPPKQVSRWSGEGGSQPIQGEAAVPENAKIEEKIENGIKTVAVTLGNEQFMLSDGAVAIAAITSCTNTSNPFVMIGAGLVAKKARERGLNVKPWVKTSLAPGSKVVTDYLAKADLLGDLESLKFHVVGYGCTSCIGNSGPLPAHIAKAVEEHDLVLASVLSGNRNFEARIHPQIKMNFLMSPMLVVVFAIAGRVDIDLLNEPISYDSNQLPVYLKDVWPSNDEINEVLSNVLSPKQFSKSYETIFDGNETWQKLKIPEEKIYAWDDNSTYIKEAPFFKDLPENPKPLQDIENARTLLMLGDSITTDHISPAGSFNENSAAGKYLVSRGVEKADFNSYGSRRGHDEVMIRGTFANVRIKNALSEKEGGYTKYLPTGEEMSVYDASVQYKSNETPLIILAGKEYGSGSSRDWAAKGTFLLGVKAVLAESYERIHRSNLVGMGVLPLQYKEGENALSLGLDGKETFSITGIAQDIKPLKELQVTAVKENGDHLSFTVIARLDSKIEIEYYRNDGILQYVLRQFLQKD, from the coding sequence ATGCAAAACGACATTTACCAAATTAAAAGGTTATTAACCTCAAAAAACAGAACCTTTTCGTATTACAGTCTTACCGAGATGGAAAATCAGGGGTTTAATATCAAACAAATGCCTTTCTCGATTCGTATTCTGTTAGAAAATGTACTCCGCAATTATGATGATTTCGCTATTACAAAAGAAAATATTGAAACGGTTCTTAATTGGAAACCCGAAGCCTCGGATAAAGATATTCCTTTTAAGCCGGCACGTGTCTTAATGCAGGATTTTACAGGAGTTCCAGCTGTAGTAGACATTGCGTCACTAAGGGCTGAAGCTGCCAAAAAAGGAAAAAATCCAGATATGATTAATCCTTTGATTCCAGTTGACTTGGTAATCGATCATTCTGTGCAAGTCGATTACTTCGGAACTGAATATTCTTATCTGCGAAATATGGAGGAAGAATACAACCGAAATACAGAACGTTACGAGTTTTTAAAATGGGCACAGCAGTCATTCAGTAACTTCAGCGTTGTTCCTCCGGGAATGGGAATCTGCCATCAAGTTAACTTAGAATATTTATCGAAAGGTGTAATTGAAAGAAACGGAGAAATTTTCCCTGACACGTTGGTAGGTACAGATAGTCACACTCCAATGGTTAACGGAATTGGCGTTATCGCATGGGGTGTGGGCGGAATTGAAGCAGAAGCCGCAATTCTAGGGCAGCCTATTTATTTTATTATGCCAGAAGTGATCGGACTCAGGTTATCTGGTGAAATTCCACTGGGATCAACAGGAACTGATATGGTGCTTACTATTGCCGAACTTCTTAGAAAATATGGCGTTGTGGGTAAATTTGTCGAAGTATTTGGTCCTGGTTTAGACAGTTTAAGCGTGCCCGACCGCGCAACCATCGGAAATATGTCACCTGAGTTTGGCTGTACTGTTACCTACTTCCCTATTGATGAAAAAACCTTAGAATATATGCGTCTAAGTAACCGTTCTGAAGAACAAATTGATCTGGTAGAACAATACTGCAAAGCTAATTTATTATGGCGAACCGGAGATGAAAACATTACTTACACCGATATTCTTGAACTTGATCTTTCTACTATAGAGCCTACAATAGCAGGACCAAAAAGACCACAGGATAAAATTCTGCTAAAGAATTTACAGCCAAAACTTATTGATCTTCTTGACAAAACTTTCGGACGAAAAAATTTTCCGCCAAAACAAGTTTCACGCTGGTCTGGAGAAGGAGGTTCGCAGCCTATACAAGGTGAAGCCGCAGTTCCTGAAAATGCAAAAATTGAAGAAAAAATAGAAAATGGAATTAAAACCGTTGCCGTAACACTTGGTAATGAGCAATTCATGCTTTCAGATGGTGCAGTTGCCATAGCTGCTATTACATCGTGCACCAATACTTCTAATCCTTTTGTAATGATTGGCGCTGGACTTGTTGCCAAAAAAGCCCGAGAACGAGGACTGAATGTAAAACCGTGGGTTAAAACTTCACTTGCACCAGGCTCTAAAGTAGTTACCGATTATTTAGCAAAAGCTGATCTCCTTGGCGATCTTGAGTCTTTAAAATTTCACGTTGTAGGTTACGGCTGTACATCCTGCATAGGTAATTCTGGTCCTCTTCCTGCACATATTGCCAAAGCTGTTGAAGAACATGATTTGGTTTTGGCATCTGTTTTATCTGGAAATAGAAATTTTGAAGCCAGAATTCATCCACAAATTAAAATGAATTTCCTGATGTCGCCTATGCTTGTTGTTGTATTTGCAATTGCCGGACGTGTAGATATAGATTTATTAAATGAACCAATAAGTTATGATTCTAATCAGCTTCCTGTTTATTTAAAAGATGTCTGGCCCTCAAATGATGAAATTAATGAAGTACTCAGCAATGTTTTATCACCTAAACAATTTTCTAAAAGTTACGAAACAATTTTTGATGGAAATGAAACATGGCAGAAACTAAAAATACCAGAGGAAAAAATTTATGCTTGGGATGATAATTCTACATACATAAAAGAAGCGCCATTTTTTAAAGATCTTCCAGAAAATCCAAAACCTTTGCAGGATATTGAAAACGCTCGTACTTTATTAATGCTTGGAGATAGTATTACAACCGATCATATTTCGCCTGCGGGATCTTTCAATGAAAATTCAGCAGCGGGAAAATATTTAGTAAGCCGAGGCGTAGAGAAAGCGGATTTTAACTCTTATGGTTCGCGACGCGGTCATGATGAAGTTATGATACGAGGAACTTTTGCCAATGTCCGTATAAAAAATGCTTTATCTGAAAAGGAAGGCGGTTACACAAAATATCTGCCAACCGGCGAAGAAATGAGTGTATATGATGCTTCGGTACAATATAAAAGTAATGAAACTCCGCTGATCATTCTTGCTGGAAAAGAATACGGCAGCGGTTCTTCAAGAGACTGGGCAGCAAAAGGAACTTTTTTATTGGGAGTGAAAGCTGTTCTTGCAGAAAGTTATGAGCGCATTCATAGAAGCAATTTAGTGGGTATGGGTGTTCTTCCGTTACAATATAAGGAGGGAGAAAATGCGCTAAGTCTTGGTTTAGACGGAAAAGAAACATTTTCAATCACAGGAATAGCTCAAGATATTAAGCCTCTAAAAGAACTGCAGGTAACGGCAGTAAAAGAAAATGGTGATCATTTAAGTTTTACTGTTATTGCCAGACTGGATTCAAAAATTGAAATTGAATATTACAGGAACGACGGAATTTTACAGTATGTTTTAAGACAATTTCTACAAAAAGATTAA
- a CDS encoding hydrolase: MKPSANLLSPDNHALVLIDFEGQMAFATSSIALSELRNNVAIICGASKIFNVPTIVTTVFEESFAGPVFPEIEEFYPIATSGYIDRTTMNTWEDENAYKAITGTKKQKIVLAGLWTGVCIVGPALSAIEEGYEVYIITDACGDVSNEAHERSVQRMIQAGAIPVTSIQYILELQRDWARQETYVPVTNLMKKYGGSYGLGIHYAHNMLKH; this comes from the coding sequence ATGAAACCATCAGCAAACTTATTATCACCAGATAATCACGCATTAGTATTAATTGATTTTGAAGGACAAATGGCATTTGCTACATCAAGCATTGCATTAAGTGAATTGCGTAATAATGTTGCCATTATCTGTGGTGCGTCAAAAATTTTCAATGTTCCAACAATTGTAACAACTGTATTTGAAGAAAGCTTTGCGGGACCTGTTTTCCCAGAAATCGAAGAATTTTATCCAATTGCAACATCTGGATATATCGATCGTACAACAATGAATACTTGGGAAGATGAAAACGCTTATAAAGCTATTACAGGTACAAAAAAACAAAAAATAGTTCTTGCTGGATTATGGACTGGAGTTTGCATCGTTGGACCAGCGCTTTCTGCAATTGAAGAAGGTTACGAAGTGTATATTATCACAGATGCCTGCGGTGACGTTAGCAATGAAGCCCACGAACGTTCTGTCCAAAGAATGATTCAAGCTGGCGCGATACCAGTAACTTCAATTCAATATATACTTGAACTTCAAAGAGACTGGGCACGTCAGGAAACATATGTTCCTGTAACGAATTTAATGAAAAAATATGGTGGATCTTACGGCTTGGGTATTCACTATGCACACAACATGCTGAAACATTAA